Within the Erigeron canadensis isolate Cc75 chromosome 6, C_canadensis_v1, whole genome shotgun sequence genome, the region TACTAGATAATATGGGAATCTATAAGAAGCAAGTTAACTTTTTTTGTTGGGGCCCGATAGATCATTTTAATCCATTTTATAAACGAATTGCATCCTGCAATATgaaataacactacaacaaagcATTCACTAAACACAACAGATAGataaatacttttatataaataacataacCAAAGACAGTTTACTAGATCATACCGCTTATGAGATGAATAACGACTGTATGAGCCACCACCGGCACCTTGAGACCTCGAACCAGAAGGTGAACCTGAACCAGAGCCAGAGCTAGGGCCCGATTTTTTCATGGGATATGCATTTTGCAATCCCAAACCCGGCATCATTGGGGGAGTAGCCCCTAACAATGACGCACTATCAACACCGATACCCAACCCATGTGGCACCGGTGCACCGGCATAGTAACCACCTAACCCACCCGGAACACCACCTATTTGGCCCAAAACCCCTGGAGGATAAATTGCATTCGCTGCAATAAACCCACCATACATAGGATACAACCCAAAATTCTGACTTGCAGCAACTGCAGCCATCATCTGCGGATCCGGCTGCTGCAAAACTGGCCCAACACCCGAACCTGAACCTGAACCCGAACCCGAACTTGATCCCGAACCCCCATCCCCTTTATTCTTCCCACCACCAGAAGCTCTCTGACAATGCAACTGATGCCCTTCAAACACTTTCTTAGGTTCCTCTAACGCCTTTTTCAACCCATCCTGATTCTTATACACAAACAACGCAAACCCTCTAGATTTCCCCGTACTCGTATCAAACCCTAACGGACCCGTCTCAATCTCTCCAAACCTCTCGAAAAACACTCTCAATTTCGCCGGATCAGTATCCTGTCTCACATTACTCACATAAATCTTCCTATCCCAATTATCCCTATTCCCTGTACCCCCTTTTCCATCCCCTTTTCCGGGCCCTAAAGACGCTAACTGACACGAAACCATCCTATTCCCGATTCTCTTTTTCGGGTTTTTCAACGCTTTAAAAGCCGATTTTCTTGACTTAAACTGTACAAAGCCAAAGCCTTTAGCTTTCCCAGTAACCCTATCAATAACTACATTACAATCCTCAATTTCACCATATGGTTTAAACCCTTGAACCAAATTTTCTCTAGTTGTATCCCAACCTAACCCGTAGACGAATATTTTTCGATTCGAAACATCGGTATCTGCGTAGTTTCGAATACGAGTGTAGAATGATGGGTTTGAAAGTGCAGCTGAAATTACGAAATCTATTAGCTGGGATTTTGAATATGGTTCGATTAGTTTTTGGATTCGGTCAGGTGTTGTTTGTTGtgaatctgaatctgaatcgGAAGATGTGATTATAGGTTTTTTTGAGATGggctttttctttttggtttttctggGTTTCTTTTTTGGGGTGGTGGGGTTGGTTGGTTTTTTGGGGGTTTTGAGTTTTTTGTTTGCTGCTTTCACCATTGTTGTTTGTTGCAGGTTTTTGGATTGGAAGAGAAGGGTTAGCAAGTTAATGAGAATAGAGATGGATGGAATTACGGAAGGGTCGGTTTCACTGTGGCACAAAAGTTAGACCGCAGACCCGACCCATAAATCAAGTCTAACAAAAGTTCTTAGTAGGTACTttggcaataaaaaaaaaagtttatccCAATTCCCGTACCAATTTAGCCCCGATATCGGTAATAAATACCGAATTTCAAATAGGATCGGAGGGTATTCAGCGccattaaaatcaaatattaagtAGGGTGGAGGTTATTCATCTTTGGAAGCTTGTGAGATTAGTTTCGGGACATACCAAAAAAATCTCATTGCCGTCTAGAAAATTTTAGTACCAGTTCAAGTACGACCGGGTCCGGGTCTGATACCAATATATGACGATTTTCAGAACTGGTACTAACGGAATCGGGACGGTACGATCTTATGGTCATCCCTAGTGAGTACTAGTTAGCTCAATTGTAAATTCATTTTGTTTTCAACGCATCATTCTAAAATTCAATttgattataataaaaataatatataaaaaaaatgcaataatATCCTCTTAATATGATATCATTGTGCATTATGAAAATTTTTGACCATCattgtatgtatttgttttacCATCATGACTTTATTGTGTTATTAATATGTATGTTACGTTTAATAAATGCATGTCCTTCCAATACTAATCGTAAAACACCATGAGCAACAAGATGTTGAGGTCCGAAATTCAaagtgaaattttttatttggcGCGATGTGGCGGTGTGATTTTGTAGCAGAAATAAAGCTCTATGAAATTGAAAGCGGTATTCCGCCTTGCCAACCAACGTACATGGAAAGGAGCTGACACTCGTCGAGAAGTAAAAGGGTAGGTCACGacatgtaacaccccgagctagggctcgaaatattacggaaatcatatagcacaaggagggattatcgtaggcaactaaatgacattaatgaattcggtgaatccacaacaagtcaaatattcaaacaatgcacaaggagcaaatgaccatcaaagtttacaaaagagaattctagagatggctatcgatcctaagcattaatccaaaagtgggcgactaaatccttgatccataaagtccatgcccgaatccaaaagctacaccagatcatgcatcacatccttgaaccacctgattacctgaaaagtgttctacaagtcaacacgaggttggtgagttcgtagtggtggcccaagatgaaccaccgaccataaccacatatcataaaaacaagaacaatcatcacatacaagtagtcttacacgtcatccaaccaatgcatcactatataacaaacgcataagaacaatcaatgcaatgtcaatgccatgatgtgaatgatatgcatgccaaaccaaaatacatataatatgtatggccatcatgccatctatgcaacaaTACTCACaagtcatcaccatgaccaatgtggcatctcaaaaacgtcggcgaatatacgtctataaacccggatgaccaacactagtgtatacgtctatacttggataaacacatttgtctcaacagacaaccaaatcatctcaaagcaaccaacacaatgcaagcccaacaatccatcaatccaacatccaataaccaacaatatgatcaaactatacatacatacatacacttgagagggcttgctttcaaagaatcctcgatgtttgtatacagggtgtaccagcggctaaccctccacatctcaaaccttttgaaagcgaagtcgacttccatgtatgtacatctaacctaaatataacctttctcaataccaacatacacaaaacaattcaattcatccatcaatcatcattcaatccacaaacaactaattcaaacaaataaacacacaatgtacacttttcagcccgaatctcaatagagtagggagatacaaactcaccttgattggcaaaagaggctaatatcgaattaagatgagattataagtGATTACAGTActccacgcgtccacaacctagtaatgtatacaagacatgcattattcgccaaagacgattctctaactaggttttagctttggtttatggctttgaaagactttcgggacccaacatggtcaatagggaggtcatgtaatagtttgtaaccaaaatgaagtcgccccaaggtcgcctcattctcaaacataagttatatgtttatttagtttatgttaatgtcttgaattaggttccaaagaggaaacccaactttaaacgactcgtttgtcatgtgtagggcaccaataaggtcataagagtacattccgAAAAgatcgggacgatcctaggatggtagaactaaagctaggaaaaagttaagtgattgaagcccccaactgcgccgcaacttatcgctgcgccacagctgaaaaacagactcATGAAGCTGCGGGGCAGCTtgactagctgcgcagcagctcacccAATTCAGCACCAGCAACACCATTTCgacctaaacacaccaaaactaacccataactcatttttgacacccaaaatcgTTTTGTGAtgcatcaaaactcaatatgaagcataattaagcatgtttacacatgaataacccaaacccacttcaaaatctttcttcaaaacaaCAAACTCAAGCTCAAATTCGTTttaacccattactaaccctagacaaaccctaattcgacttttggcccgatttgtgacccgaaaatgttttggcacaactagagatacatttactaacatgaagtgaaggtcatagagtagaatttacttaccaaaagcttcacaaatcctcaaacccgaattttgacTCAAATGAGGTGATTTCTTGcactttggaacccaagtttttgatatgaagttaaaatggtgataagatttattattcttgcattaactaagcttgaatttccatgaactatgaattaaattagagagaaagtgaaaggagagtgtgttcttgagagtaaagaagagagagataagaagaataagggaaagaaaggataaggtgggtgggggttgggttgactaaggtgGATCATTggtcaagactttgatccatgggttgacccgtcaacataaccaattagttcaaaacccacgacataacatctagcacaccgtcaaccggctcattgagtatacaattagtcatttaaccacaagatggatttaaagatatcattaactactataattcataacattacacttaaagtcaacgggtcaaaattcatggatgttacaCGACAGGTGACAGTGGTGATGGCAGCAGTAGCATATCGGAGGAGATTGCGGCGGCGATGGTGGCTATAACGGTattggttattaatataaaagtaattcaTGTTAAAAGGTAGTTTAGTTATTTTCAGTATTAAGTGATgcatattgtaaataatttcattacgagtattatagttttattaaatagatatatatttcaGTTAGTGATGGAATGAGATAGATATTTGATGTTATCAACTTCTtagttgaaaaaaagaaaaagataaatgtattataatgtaatatatatatagatatacattattCTTCTAATTGATAGTAGATAAATATACTTGAATAGTTGTTGAGCTTATCTCTTTAGAGAGAGTTTTCTCTCTTTAGATCTGAGATCAAGAGATCTTGGTTTTCTTTGTCgtggagatttttttttttttaaagttcaaAACTATAGATCATAAGTTAATCCGAAagcaaatatttttatatttggatAAGTATAAGGTTGTACATCATATTTCTCTCATACTTTACTTTTTTACAACATTAAATATAGTTTTCGTTGTTGTCTACTCTTATCTCAATTGACATATGAATGCATTAATAACATACTTTTTGTGGAATGAAACGATTTATTagattttatgaattaatcTAGCTACacttaatttataaacaagCAACAAAAATAATTCTTACAAACTGATTTGTTTGTATATCTAGCTACGGAGGAGTTATGTGGTGGCTAAGGATTATCATGACAACATCACAATATTTATAAACTCGATATTTGTGATACATTATTTATACTcagtatatttttttagttttaaggtAATTGGCAACATTAAActaatgtaatttaattttgtagtttaattttaaacttgTTAATATTATGAAAATTGTTCGGCGACctcaaaataaaaatcttaGCTGTCCCATTGCGAATAAACTATAACTTACTTTATGTGTTCGAtttattcataaatcataaGCTGGGTAGCCCAAATTGTACTTTCGCAAACTTTATACTTTATGTGTTCTTTTTCGATATACAGTAGTGCTAACAATGATACTCATTCGAGTTCTATACTCGTCCCATGGAACATTAAATTTGTAAATAttatctaatttaataaaagtttctCAAGTTCATAAATCATAACTAAATGCATACGTACGTATTATGCTACTAAGCTCTTATGGCTAACTACTTAACACATAGTTGTACATAAAAACAACCGTCTCCTAAAAACTAATTTCAATCTTCGTTAACTTTTTTTAAGATACGAGAATACTATATTCATTCATCATTTCATCTCATACAATATAGAAAGAAAACCAACCGTGAGGTAGGTAGGGCATGTTTTGAACAATATGTAAACCATGTATTTTTGGGCAAGGAAAATTAGTATGGAAATAAGATATTTTAATTAGAATGTTGCCAAAAATTCATGAAGTGATTTGAAGAATATAAAAGGATGGTTTAATCATATCCCATTTTATGAATCTAAAAACCTAATTATGTTTCAATAAACAGAACTACAAAAAGACGGTAATGCTATATACCAAACTTCCATTGAATGACTTTTAAAGGTTTTTACGTACTGATCTTTTTATAGTTGATTATATATTCGGTTATGTTTTTAAGTGTCTAATATTAACCTAGGGGAAACGACTTTTCATAATAGTTCATGGTtgattaatacataaaaaagtgCAAATGATCGATGCTGCCAAGTAAATAGTTCATATTTTATGTTAACAagacgagagtaagtacccgcgcgttgcggcggtaagatggtgaagatgataggtcataaagtgggatacgtcataaagtgtgatagccaaatgtcttaaccgtatagtttccgccatcggatttaaaaattcgtcgaaagtatatatcgaatgtcatctctaataaaagagcatgaaattttaagaacacccatataatttttatagtttatcgatgtacagtttttgaaataaaaaattttgaatgaattgaaggaaTATATGATTTGTGAAGtagagggaaaaaaaatgattggttgaaacTTAAggagaaagaaagaatattataattattttaagtaaatatagaatacaTAAAGAGACATATAGAAAAACATTTTAAGAAAGTAAATgatgaaatttaaaatttagataTGGAGAATTTGCTTATAGACATAGATAGAGGGATTGAACTTTGAAGTGTAAACATAATGCGGATATCATACACGAAAGAGATTGGAAATGTTAAGGGGAGCTAATTATTGAAGTAATTATTGGACAAAAGCTTAATTTGTAATCAAGTTGTGTTCATTCCGATTCATTAGTAAATTGGGTTGCCGCTCTTTGTATTGGCGAGTAATTAAGCAATGCGAATATGCGATTAGGAAATGAGTTATACAGTCCCAACAAGCTACATTTTAACGCGAATTGATATTTAAAAGTGAGAAATAATATACTCCCGTATAGTCTAAAAGTATCTATAGCTTTGATGAAATGTGGTCTGATTTACACTCATACTCGaactaataaaatatatatatatatatagttgccTAGCAAAAGAGAGGCTTAAGGCGAGGCTAGGCAGGAGTAAAACAAGAAAAGAAGTCTTGGAAAGGCTCATATAAGACAACGAAGTCTTAGAAAAGCTTAAGGTGGAAAGGCCTTGGAAAGACTTAAAGAAGACAAAATGTGTCAAGGCTGGAAGTGGGCCCAGCAGGGCTTAAGGCTAAACAAGTAAGGTAGGTAAGGCTTCCAAACGTTGGAGTGGGCCCAGGAAGGCTTAAGGCTAGACAAGTAAGGAAGGTAAGACTTCCAAACCTTAGAGTGGGACCTAGGAAAGCTTAAGGCCAGACAAGTAAGGAAGGTAAGACTTTCAAACCTTGGAGTGGGGCCTAAGAAAGCTTAAGGCCAGACAAAAAAAAGTGTTGAGACTTGAAGAGAGGCAAGGGTTACAGGTCTAAATGTTACTTCGTTTATTATCATGACTGACATCTAATAATCATCGAATGTTCTATACCTCGTACTCTCTTTGGAATTTGGGCCAGGGCCCATACTTGGTAAGGCCCAAGGTACAAAGTTGCCTAAATGGAGGCCTATAAATACTCATAATCATTAGTTATCAGACATTTTTATCATTCATTTAACACACACATTtaatcatcaatcaatcattcatAACATAAAATCACATAATATTCGAAATATCTCTTTGAGAAAATAATCATTCACCTTAGGTTCGTTAAGAACTTAGTAGGTTTGCACTCTAATATTcaggagatcttgatgattttcatgGTTAACCCCTTTTTGTGATTGAGCTTAACTTATCATGCTCAAACACCCCCTTATAATACAAACTGAGAGttattaatttacacatttttttaaACCCAAAATATCACTGTTCACAAACAAAACATTATACGCTCTCCATTTCCCCCTTTCTTCTCCCCTGCCCACACTGAATACACACATATCTCACCATAACCACCTACCGTCGTCAATCATCGCAGTCCATTATCACCATATTCCATTACCATCGCAATCATAAATCTCCAACACCATCACTGCTTAGCTGCCGTAACACGCGGACATTCATCTAGTATCCAATAATGTCATCTAACATCTTATCCTTAACCTTTAAGAAAACAAACATAGTGGTGTTTTTCTAGCTTATCaaggaatttatatatatatatagagggttAGAAGTATGTGGTTGTTATGTATCTAGCTTGggtatagaacccctcacatcttgtttttttaatccataaaatataTGGGGGcccattatttatttaaaatattaaaaaattagtatgtgagtggtTCTATACCTACATGACAACCACACACTCacttttctaatatatatatatatatatatatatatatatatatatatatatatatattagcctTTAGCTTATTTTTACTTTGTTCATAGGTTCGAGCTCATACGTGTCATATTGTATGACTTATAACTTAGCTTATAAcgacttaaaaaaataaactcaaAAGTACAAACTAAACGACAAATAAAGAAGTTTTATTGAAGCCAAGCCAAATAAAAATAAGTCAATAAGTCTGAAAGCTAATAAGCTAAGATCCTTTGGTTAatgacttaataaaaaaatatttaattcattTCGTTAATCAATactgtttgttttttacttaattaaCAAAAGATAATTGTACTGaattaattcaaatatataatttttatacattcagtcacttaattcACTCAGCGCCCAATAGTTAAAAAGACAAATAGGTCCTAAGCCAAACAACTAACCAATAACAAGTAGTTGGGATATGAAGTTCTACATATAATGTTTTGAGCTTGATTTTATGAAATGACATATTTTGTGAGTTTTTTCTAGAGATGTTACTCTTGGTAGCGAATTAGGTTTAAGAGGTGGTTTAGCTCAGAGCGAGAGAAAAGTGAAGGCTGAAGAAGGCATTGACTTGAAAGAGACTTAAGTGTATGTTTTGTTAGGGGTTAGTTAATATTGaactaaattaataaataaaaattataatgaaAATTTGGAGCTTTTATAGACACGCTGAAATAGTCACGACTCATGATCATTCTTTATCTACATGTGACTCCGCCACTAACTACTCGCACCATTAAAATGTACACTCGTGTGTTTCCGTGATAATTGACCTTTGAAATGTACCGTTAAGAAAAAAATTGCTAACCCAACTATGAAGTAATACAATGTTGGCAAATCTAATGATAGTAAACTTGTATTTAAACTTTCTCCAGAATTCCAGGAACTTTGGGATTTTAGTTTTCGTGTATGACAATATTTTCaagatattttaatttatctaaaaaggggtttgctaaatacaaaccttagggttgtgtttaagatgcataaattatttgtacatttatcatgaaaattagaaggtgagcttttaatatgaaaagtacaagttgttttatgcacgttaaatacagcccttagcaTTTTccatttgaaaaaatataagatCGTTtcagactttttttttttttttattctatgcTTTTCCTACCAATGAATTAAGTAATTGCGATTAATTGCAATCATTATGGGAGTAAAGTAATTACAATTCTATTAATGCACTAGCTttacttaaattatattatatactatatataagaTGGCATTAAGTACATATTTGGAACTTAATTATTTACACACAACGTTGTATCGGTGTAATCAAGTTCGATtcaaaagaagttaaaaatataaaaaatgatcaTCCAAAGTAACTAATATACAAAGACGACAGGTAGATAGGAGGTTTTGCGAACTAATTATTAAGCAAGTAAATTTACCAAAAACAATCGACACCATCATGGGAATTAGCCCatccttaaatttttatttttttattttttgttatgacATTTACAGGCTGTTTGGTGAAGAAGAAGCAATGTTTAATGAATTACTCGTAATAgagtaatattatattattacttaCTAAATACTActaattaaattacattttttaaaaataaatccaTGTTATGATTAAAGTATTTCTATAATGGCCTTGAAATATTTGAATTCGAATGCATATTAAATTCCAAGGATTAGCTTCTAATTACAAAGATTTATTACCAAatctttgtaattttattttcacaattttattattcaagcaaaaaaaaaaagttaagaaatTGCTTTGAGCTTAACAACTTCACAATAGTTCAAAGTTTGATTATATAGAATCTGAAACTATTTACAGCTGGTTTTTCATATTCTTAAAAATCttggaatttatttttttgtggcATAGGGCTGGATTGTATTTGCCAAAGTTTGCATGAAGATCAACAAAATGGTCACACTAAGCATATTCCATTTCTTCATTCTATTGGTAATAATGTTCCTTTCATAATGTTTTACATGTATCTTATGTTTCTTTCTTAGTGTCAATGTCGATTTCAACGATACCAATGCTGCAAAAAAACATGAACGTAACCAATATTTAACTTCCCTACGTAAAGATGCACACAAAATATGTCACGACAGATTAAATCTATAGTTTATCCTTAAAAATATGGAAACGTGAACGAATTTCTTAAATCTCCACGAGTTAATCTATATGTGAAATTTGC harbors:
- the LOC122603509 gene encoding UBP1-associated protein 2B-like isoform X1, coding for MVKAANKKLKTPKKPTNPTTPKKKPRKTKKKKPISKKPIITSSDSDSDSQQTTPDRIQKLIEPYSKSQLIDFVISAALSNPSFYTRIRNYADTDVSNRKIFVYGLGWDTTRENLVQGFKPYGEIEDCNVVIDRVTGKAKGFGFVQFKSRKSAFKALKNPKKRIGNRMVSCQLASLGPGKGDGKGGTGNRDNWDRKIYVSNVRQDTDPAKLRVFFERFGEIETGPLGFDTSTGKSRGFALFVYKNQDGLKKALEEPKKVFEGHQLHCQRASGGGKNKGDGGSGSSSGSGSGSGSGVGPVLQQPDPQMMAAVAASQNFGLYPMYGGFIAANAIYPPGVLGQIGGVPGGLGGYYAGAPVPHGLGIGVDSASLLGATPPMMPGLGLQNAYPMKKSGPSSGSGSGSPSGSRSQGAGGGSYSRYSSHKRLTTSNSPRSIKSPNTLEYTMEYPDPRLQPTKEGDSLKESYHLAEAVAQGFKAALPDFVAQLTEVHKVRQTEDVVRPAASTNNDNGIKGKQKNRSKNQGGKSGKKRKQVRNLDKANPEQEGYIGRHPICNRCSFHHLGDCLVCHGCKLPGHTIKYCKKTNVKDGRKIMACYECGSQDHLRNLCPRLRKAPIYNESANTANYPNNPLTDVIIKVEPNDVVIKVEPQ
- the LOC122603509 gene encoding UBP1-associated protein 2B-like isoform X2 gives rise to the protein MVKAANKKLKTPKKPTNPTTPKKKPRKTKKKKPISKKPIITSSDSDSDSQQTTPDRIQKLIEPYSKSQLIDFVISAALSNPSFYTRIRNYADTDVSNRKIFVYGLGWDTTRENLVQGFKPYGEIEDCNVVIDRVTGKAKGFGFVQFKSRKSAFKALKNPKKRIGNRMVSCQLASLGPGKGDGKGGTGNRDNWDRKIYVSNVRQDTDPAKLRVFFERFGEIETGPLGFDTSTGKSRGFALFVYKNQDGLKKALEEPKKVFEGHQLHCQRASGGGKNKGDGGSGSSSGSGSGSGSGVGPVLQQPDPQMMAAVAASQNFGLYPMYGGFIAANAIYPPGVLGQIGGVPGGLGGYYAGAPVPHGLGIGVDSASLLGATPPMMPGLGLQNAYPMKKSGPSSGSGSGSPSGSRSQGAGGGSYSRYSSHKRLCTSVPERTGVVSKDSSGVVGAKLSVRDAKTADAAFWDPMQLKRLTDAEIADKRAKGLCFRCGGKYGPAHRGDRCPEKNLKHISKEV
- the LOC122603509 gene encoding UBP1-associated protein 2B-like isoform X3; its protein translation is MVKAANKKLKTPKKPTNPTTPKKKPRKTKKKKPISKKPIITSSDSDSDSQQTTPDRIQKLIEPYSKSQLIDFVISAALSNPSFYTRIRNYADTDVSNRKIFVYGLGWDTTRENLVQGFKPYGEIEDCNVVIDRVTGKAKGFGFVQFKSRKSAFKALKNPKKRIGNRMVSCQLASLGPGKGDGKGGTGNRDNWDRKIYVSNVRQDTDPAKLRVFFERFGEIETGPLGFDTSTGKSRGFALFVYKNQDGLKKALEEPKKVFEGHQLHCQRASGGGKNKGDGGSGSSSGSGSGSGSGVGPVLQQPDPQMMAAVAASQNFGLYPMYGGFIAANAIYPPGVLGQIGGVPGGLGGYYAGAPVPHGLGIGVDSASLLGATPPMMPGLGLQNAYPMKKSGPSSGSGSGSPSGSRSQGAGGGSYSRYSSHKR